From a single Mobula birostris isolate sMobBir1 chromosome 13, sMobBir1.hap1, whole genome shotgun sequence genomic region:
- the LOC140207503 gene encoding probable G-protein coupled receptor 139: MLEIFYRVRKIWFMVIAVIGVPVNLVAIVILSRGKCGLSTCTTRYLVAMATADLLTIIFAVIFWRVSYYYFPGTFLDITPVCSVISALGQAATDCSVWFTVMFTSDRFVAICCQKRKAKYYTGKTAAVVLTTTGVSLCFKSVPYFFRYRPVKVIDNIPWDCIIKPGSFTDPRWVGYRWFSKVLTPLLPVVLILLFNALTVRHILVTSQVRKRLRGQSKAENRSDPEMESRRRSVILLLTISGSFIILWSVSVAEFLYYIVAGLDQNNYSDSEYIFQHTGYMLMILSCCTNTFIYGVTQSQFREQFISAATYPLTSIILLINKQAI; encoded by the exons ATGCTTGAAATATTTTACCGTGTGAGAAAGATATGGTTCATGGTCATTGCCGTCATTGGTGTTCCCG tgaatttagtggcgattgtgatcctgtcccgtggAAAGTGCGGCCTttccacctgcaccactcgctacctggtggccatggcaacggCGGATCTGTTAACCATCATCTTTGCCGTCATATTTTGGCGGGTcagttattattacttccccggaactttcctggacatcacgCCCGTGTGTAGTGTGATCTCTGCCCTGGGACAggcagccacagactgttctgtctggttcactgtcATGTTTACCTCTGATCGGTTCGTCGCCATCTGTTGTCAGAAACGGAAAGCAAAGTATTACACCGGGAAAACCGCGGCTGTGGTTTTGACAACAACCGGCGTTTCACTCTGTTTTAAAAGTGTGCCCTACTTCTTTCGATATCGTCCTGTGAAAGTGATTGacaatataccctgggactgtattATAAAGCCCGGCTCCTTTACCGATCCCAGGTGGGTGGGATATAGATGGTTCTCTAAAGTTCTAACGCCATTACTCCCGGTCGTGTTAATACTCCTGTTCAACGcgctgacagtcagacacattttagtgaccaGTCAGGTCCGTAAGCGGCTGAGGGGGCAGAGtaaggcggagaaccgcagtgacccggagatggagagcaggaggaggtctgtgatcttacttctcaccatctccggcagcttcatcatcctgtggtcggtgagtgttgccgaattcCTTTATTATATCGTTgccggattggatcagaataatTACAGCGATTCGGAATACATATTTCAACACACCGGatacatgctgatgatattaagttgctgcacaaacacgtttatttatggggtaacCCAGTCCCAGTTCAGAGAGCAATTCATCAGCGCAGCGACATATCCGCTCACGTCAATTATTCTATTAATTAATAAACAAGCTATCTAA